The following proteins are co-located in the Massilia litorea genome:
- a CDS encoding GAF domain-containing sensor histidine kinase, which translates to MERLDRLEAVQSMLLEIGQTSTSCSDITEFIRAVHRALGRIMYAANFYVALSDRDEGTVRFVYFVDESDEGPPLNHPVQLASPDESPTAWVILNRQTLVVTAADFQAREAQGSNFGAGSAAEHWMGCPLLDQQHLPLGAIVIQSYSPENTYSAEDQALFGVIANHVSVALQSLQSMDRLERAVQERTARLAHEVAERRRAEQVQHALYQIATLSASAADKEVLTTSLHRIIGELMVAENFLIGLYHPETDEISIPYFVDQKDTTAPVTRFPYGKAMCSYVLASKQAQLHDAGSFARLVANGLVQEPLGNAGIASWMGAPMLVHDKPYGVLVVQSYDPAVIYTKADLDLLAFMASHVAVALARMQADYRLRKTKDMLEEQNAALNTALTQLQQAQGELVRQEKLASLGRLVAGVAHEINTPLGICVTATSHLVEELRLTREELGAGEMTEDSLNSFLDIIDQSLRIMTTNTQRAASLVRSFKQVAVDQSSDDIRSFNLRSYLNEVLLSLQPKLKGRPVKVEVDCPPDLVLESYPGAVSQIVTNMLMNSLVHGFEHDQKGAIAIRAAVDGDVVSLSYADDGAGMDQDTLDKLFDPFFTTKRGNGGSGLGAHILYNLVTGPLGGSVQVESAPGEGLRYALSFPRSRKEQKLAA; encoded by the coding sequence ATGGAACGTCTTGACCGGCTCGAAGCGGTCCAGTCGATGTTGCTCGAAATCGGGCAGACGTCGACCAGCTGCAGCGACATCACCGAATTCATCCGCGCCGTGCACCGCGCCCTGGGCCGCATCATGTATGCGGCCAACTTCTACGTGGCGCTGTCGGACCGCGACGAGGGCACGGTGCGCTTCGTCTATTTCGTCGACGAATCCGACGAAGGCCCGCCGCTCAACCATCCGGTGCAGCTCGCCTCGCCGGACGAATCGCCCACCGCCTGGGTCATCCTGAATCGCCAGACCCTGGTCGTGACCGCCGCCGATTTCCAGGCGCGCGAAGCGCAGGGATCGAACTTCGGCGCCGGCAGTGCGGCCGAGCACTGGATGGGCTGCCCGCTGCTCGACCAGCAGCACCTGCCGCTGGGCGCGATCGTGATCCAGAGCTATAGCCCCGAGAATACCTATAGTGCCGAAGACCAGGCCCTGTTCGGCGTGATCGCCAACCACGTCTCGGTGGCGCTGCAGAGCCTGCAAAGCATGGACCGCCTGGAACGCGCCGTGCAGGAACGCACCGCGCGCCTGGCCCATGAAGTGGCCGAGCGCCGCCGCGCCGAGCAGGTGCAACATGCGCTCTATCAGATCGCGACCCTGTCCGCGAGCGCCGCCGACAAGGAGGTGCTGACCACCAGCCTGCACCGCATCATCGGCGAATTGATGGTCGCGGAAAACTTCCTGATCGGCCTCTACCATCCCGAAACGGACGAAATCAGCATTCCGTATTTTGTCGACCAGAAGGACACCACCGCCCCGGTCACGCGCTTCCCCTATGGCAAGGCGATGTGCTCGTATGTGCTCGCCTCGAAACAGGCGCAGCTGCACGACGCCGGCAGCTTTGCGCGCCTGGTCGCCAACGGTCTGGTGCAGGAGCCGCTGGGCAATGCCGGCATCGCCAGCTGGATGGGGGCGCCAATGCTGGTCCACGACAAGCCATATGGCGTGCTGGTCGTGCAGAGCTACGATCCGGCCGTGATCTACACCAAGGCCGACCTCGACCTGCTGGCCTTCATGGCCAGCCACGTCGCCGTCGCCCTGGCGCGGATGCAGGCCGACTACCGCCTGCGTAAAACGAAGGACATGCTGGAAGAGCAGAATGCCGCGCTGAACACGGCCCTGACGCAATTGCAGCAGGCGCAGGGCGAACTGGTGCGCCAGGAAAAGCTGGCCTCGCTGGGGCGCCTGGTGGCCGGCGTCGCGCACGAAATCAACACTCCGCTCGGCATCTGCGTGACGGCGACCAGCCACCTGGTCGAGGAATTGCGCCTGACGCGCGAAGAACTTGGCGCCGGCGAAATGACCGAGGACAGTCTGAACAGCTTCCTCGACATCATCGACCAGTCGCTGCGCATCATGACCACCAACACCCAGCGCGCAGCCAGCCTGGTGCGTAGTTTCAAGCAGGTGGCGGTGGACCAGTCTTCGGACGACATCCGCAGTTTCAATTTGCGCAGCTATCTGAACGAAGTGCTGCTGTCCTTGCAGCCGAAACTGAAAGGCCGGCCGGTGAAGGTGGAGGTCGATTGTCCGCCCGACCTGGTGCTGGAAAGCTATCCGGGCGCCGTCTCGCAGATCGTCACCAACATGCTGATGAATTCGCTGGTGCACGGTTTCGAGCACGACCAGAAGGGCGCGATTGCGATCCGCGCGGCGGTTGATGGCGATGTGGTGTCGCTGTCGTATGCCGACGATGGCGCCGGCATGGACCAGGACACGCTCGACAAGCTGTTCGATCCCTTCTTCACGACCAAGCGCGGAAATGGGGGCAGCGGGCTGGGGGCGCACATCCTGTACAACCTGGTGACCGGGCCGCTGGGCGGCAGCGTGCAGGTGGAGAGTGCGCCGGGGGAGGGCTTGCGTTATGCCTTGAGTTTCCCGCGCAGCCGGAAGGAGCAGAAGCTGGCGGCCTGA
- the queC gene encoding 7-cyano-7-deazaguanine synthase QueC, whose translation MHAPDTALVLFSGGQDSTTCLAWALQRYARVETIGFDYGQRHAIELTVRPTVLEKMRALSPDWDARLGEDHMVDLSLIGRISDTALTSNVAIEMQANGLPNTFVPGRNLLFMTVAATVAYRRGLTVLVGGMCETDFSGYPDCRDDTMKALQVALNLGMATRLKVETPLMWIDKKQTWELAEQAGGQALVDLVRFETHTCYLGERGERHDWGYGCGTCPACELRARGYAQFAAEKA comes from the coding sequence ATGCACGCTCCCGATACCGCCCTCGTCCTCTTCAGTGGAGGACAGGATTCGACTACCTGCCTGGCCTGGGCATTGCAGCGTTATGCGCGCGTGGAAACCATCGGTTTCGACTATGGCCAGCGCCACGCGATCGAGCTGACCGTGCGCCCGACCGTGCTCGAGAAGATGCGCGCGCTGTCGCCCGACTGGGACGCGCGCCTGGGTGAAGACCACATGGTCGACCTGTCGCTGATCGGCCGTATTTCCGATACCGCGCTCACGAGCAATGTGGCGATCGAAATGCAGGCGAATGGCTTGCCGAATACGTTCGTGCCCGGCCGCAACCTGCTGTTCATGACGGTGGCGGCGACGGTGGCCTACCGGCGTGGCCTGACGGTGCTGGTGGGCGGGATGTGCGAGACCGATTTCTCGGGCTATCCGGATTGCCGTGACGACACGATGAAGGCGCTGCAGGTGGCCCTCAATCTCGGCATGGCAACGCGATTGAAAGTCGAGACGCCGCTGATGTGGATCGACAAGAAGCAGACCTGGGAGCTGGCGGAACAGGCGGGCGGGCAGGCGCTGGTCGACCTGGTGCGCTTCGAGACCCACACCTGCTACCTGGGCGAGCGCGGCGAGCGCCATGACTGGGGCTATGGTTGCGGCACCTGCCCGGCCTGCGAACTGCGTGCGCGCGGTTATGCGCAGTTCGCCGCCGAGAAAGCCTAG
- a CDS encoding autotransporter assembly complex protein TamA encodes MLSVYVVLGAQAAYAQGINYTVRIDAPGKLDDLLEDNLDLLRWRGNPRVDLEQLQRLVKAAPEEAKTLIATEGYYSPRITAGLDTSGATPVARIVVDPGQPVLVSDLDLVLQGFVPFEQGGAPYDAAALRNRWSLPVGARFRQADWEAAKRDLLREVMQSRFPRAQLVETSATVDPDAYKASLRVVIDSGPEMRFGELRIRGLKRYPREVITNLNKIKPGDMYSEAALQALQSRLQETGYFASVEVSADMRAVLNAEIKELKDDDDATAPSSNENAPAPAGQAAAAGQDSVPGQATTGVKPPSAPGPTVLPVLVRVTENKQKNLEVGLGFSTNTGGRASLGYDDLSVFGKRMKSDLVYEQKHQLARADFYWPTKPNGYNDSIGGGFERLDVRGEITTTASVAARRAWGTPELERSITLEALAEQRKVEGIDNAYSKSIPLTYSVTRRKLDNLLQPTRGYALNWQLGIAPLPLFTDEKFIRGYTRGVYYKPVGTSGTLILKGEAGAVVSKDKVGVPSTFLFRAGGDQSVRGYGYQQLGVREGDAIVGGRYLLTGGAEYQYWFRPPWGVAFFVDAGNAADKFKELKPEYGYGVGARWRSPVGPINVDVAYGQAVRKVRLHFSLGFTF; translated from the coding sequence ATGCTGTCCGTATATGTCGTGCTGGGCGCACAGGCTGCGTACGCACAGGGTATCAATTACACGGTACGCATCGACGCCCCGGGCAAGCTCGACGACCTGCTCGAGGATAACCTCGACCTGCTGCGCTGGCGCGGCAACCCGCGCGTCGACCTCGAACAGCTGCAGCGCCTCGTGAAAGCCGCGCCCGAGGAAGCGAAAACCCTGATCGCCACCGAAGGATATTATTCGCCGCGCATCACCGCCGGGCTCGATACGAGCGGCGCCACCCCGGTCGCGCGCATCGTCGTCGATCCCGGCCAGCCGGTGCTGGTGAGCGATCTCGACCTCGTGCTGCAGGGCTTCGTACCCTTCGAACAGGGCGGCGCCCCGTATGATGCCGCTGCCCTGCGCAACCGCTGGTCGCTGCCGGTCGGCGCGCGTTTCCGCCAGGCCGACTGGGAAGCGGCCAAGCGCGATTTGCTGCGCGAGGTGATGCAGTCGCGCTTCCCGCGCGCCCAGCTGGTCGAAACCAGCGCCACCGTCGATCCCGACGCTTATAAAGCCTCGCTGCGCGTGGTCATCGACAGCGGCCCCGAAATGCGCTTCGGCGAATTGCGCATCCGCGGCCTGAAGCGCTATCCGCGCGAGGTGATCACGAACCTGAACAAGATCAAGCCGGGCGACATGTACAGCGAAGCGGCCCTGCAGGCCCTGCAATCGCGGCTGCAGGAAACGGGGTATTTCGCCAGCGTCGAGGTCAGCGCCGACATGCGCGCCGTGCTCAATGCCGAGATCAAGGAACTCAAGGACGACGACGACGCCACAGCGCCTTCGTCGAACGAGAATGCCCCGGCCCCGGCCGGGCAAGCCGCCGCCGCCGGCCAGGACAGCGTTCCCGGCCAGGCCACGACCGGCGTCAAGCCGCCCAGCGCGCCCGGCCCGACCGTGCTGCCGGTGCTGGTGCGCGTCACCGAGAACAAGCAGAAGAACCTCGAGGTCGGCCTGGGCTTCTCGACCAATACCGGCGGGCGTGCTTCGCTCGGCTACGACGACCTGAGCGTGTTCGGCAAGCGCATGAAGAGCGACCTGGTCTACGAACAGAAGCACCAGCTGGCCCGCGCCGATTTCTACTGGCCGACGAAACCGAACGGCTACAACGACAGCATCGGCGGCGGCTTCGAGCGCCTTGATGTGCGCGGCGAGATCACCACTACCGCCAGCGTGGCCGCCCGCCGCGCCTGGGGCACACCGGAACTCGAACGCAGCATCACCCTGGAAGCGCTGGCCGAACAGCGCAAGGTCGAAGGCATCGATAACGCCTACAGCAAGAGCATTCCGCTGACCTACAGCGTCACCCGGCGCAAGCTGGATAATCTGCTGCAGCCGACGCGCGGCTATGCGCTCAACTGGCAGCTGGGCATTGCGCCGCTGCCGCTGTTCACCGATGAAAAATTCATCCGCGGCTATACGCGCGGCGTCTATTACAAACCGGTCGGCACCAGCGGCACCCTGATCCTGAAGGGCGAAGCCGGCGCCGTCGTCTCGAAAGACAAGGTCGGCGTACCAAGTACCTTCCTGTTCCGTGCCGGCGGCGACCAGTCCGTGCGCGGCTACGGCTACCAGCAGCTGGGCGTGCGCGAAGGCGATGCCATCGTCGGCGGGCGCTACCTGCTCACCGGCGGCGCCGAATACCAGTACTGGTTCCGTCCGCCCTGGGGCGTGGCCTTCTTCGTCGATGCGGGCAACGCCGCCGACAAGTTCAAGGAGCTGAAACCGGAATACGGCTACGGCGTCGGCGCGCGCTGGCGCAGCCCGGTCGGTCCGATCAACGTCGACGTCGCCTATGGCCAGGCGGTGCGCAAGGTGCGCCTGCACTTCTCACTTGGATTCACGTTCTGA
- a CDS encoding translocation/assembly module TamB domain-containing protein — MDDHNTTPPTPARTPAPKVRRWPRRVAIGLLATGVVGGGALWYLGRETTLQMIAERAARATDGKLTMTGVRGSIYGAMHIDRIVWRTETQLATVTNIDLEWSPRQLLSKGIEINKLHAADLRMETLKQSDEPTTMPASLAPPFKIALDDARLAKATFVNKGASTVITDVRMRLNGDKVQWQLSDTSASTPWGKVAADGKIASTKPFKLDANASLSQAHVGPGATPAQLKLRAGGDLNLTTLDATGNAGRAGGDARLTLSPFAKIPLRTMDLKAHNIDPGFFNPSLPTADLSLTVAAKLDDARAVSGSVNLVNEGPKGTIDQQRLPLRAFRGQLGGNLDAMRLADVVLDFGDAGRFTGSGSVQRGEDKEGLGTANFALHTDRFDLKGIHGSMKATKIAGDIAVANVGKVQSLDMRLVESGLRLTAKARLENNQVDVSEARLVAGSGSVDLRGNMKLGEDKAFKLSANASRFNPAALGDYPQADINALVNANGVLAPSWRVNTDFAVRPSRLFDQPLSGKGKLTADAKHVSGVDANLALGQNTVNLNGAFGAPGERLAWRLEGRQLAGLRPDLYGAVDANGVVTGTMANPRTTFVADANGLGWIAAQRKANNSNLHVSGEAWLAGGEGARFVEAKGSGNMARFNPAAFGSPLPGSINGAFDASGRSGADWRGALNLKLEESTLAKSPLWGYARLAADKRHVSGADVDLHVGANVIAAKGSFGAGSDRLDWRIDAPQLGALGPDYAGLLRGAGTVSGTMDTPSLTANLEGQNLRLLGKHSVKTLRASANLGSGRGGADPLVSDIQITELASGETRIEAASLQTSGTRAAHSLRAAARGDDFDASTEVRGGWSGNAWAGTLAALQNKGRYAMTLAQPVPLRIGVAPGAGIAGLAKPESLAFNGALIRLPAGTVNIATLTKTGPRWNSRGTASGVPLNYLGQFSEALRENVQGNLTLGADWALDLRTATATGGAPALAGGVHVFREGGDALVGAGTPVAMGLRSFDVRADVQGSALRTQLVLDGTRTGSARVDGTVQMIGGKVNRDSPLRMTANADMASIAWLAPFAGQRDLELDGSLKLAVTGAGTIGTPSLNGTVNGDAIAVRWPEQGVRLQGGQLRAQLAGDRLVLQRLYLQGLQGSATADGSIRFGAGDPAMQLNLVADKLEALSRPDRTVIVSGKAALVRDASRYSLEGNFKADRALIEFAPQGRPTISDDVIVLGRGKPIPPQKKQADMPLTVDLRADLGDNFHLRGLGIDAMLEGSARVRMVGSAAPRVNGSIRVASGNYAAYGQKLAIERGVITFSGPYDNPTLDVLAVRKRPEGDQLSETNVEAGVQVRGTARSPQARLVSTPNVPDSEKLSWLVLGHGMEGTSGNEKDVLSAAAGALLGGKGGTGGIQSKLANSLGVDELGIGQGRNGNAEGLANTVVTVGKRISSRAYLSFEQGAGTASSLVRLRYKLTPKFTLQFQAGTNSALDVLYAWAFD; from the coding sequence ATGGACGATCACAACACCACCCCTCCCACCCCGGCCAGGACGCCTGCCCCGAAGGTGCGGCGCTGGCCGCGGCGCGTCGCCATCGGCCTGCTTGCCACTGGCGTCGTCGGCGGCGGCGCCCTCTGGTACCTGGGCCGCGAAACGACGCTGCAGATGATTGCGGAGCGCGCCGCGCGCGCGACCGACGGCAAGCTGACCATGACCGGTGTGCGCGGCTCGATCTACGGTGCCATGCACATCGACCGCATCGTCTGGCGCACCGAGACCCAGCTGGCGACGGTGACCAACATCGACCTCGAATGGTCGCCGCGCCAGCTGCTCTCGAAAGGCATCGAGATCAACAAGCTGCACGCGGCCGACCTGCGCATGGAGACCCTGAAGCAATCCGACGAGCCGACCACGATGCCGGCCTCGCTCGCCCCGCCCTTCAAGATTGCGCTCGACGATGCAAGGCTGGCGAAAGCGACCTTCGTGAACAAGGGTGCCAGCACCGTCATCACCGACGTGCGCATGCGCCTGAACGGCGACAAGGTGCAGTGGCAGCTGAGCGACACGTCCGCCTCCACGCCCTGGGGCAAGGTTGCGGCCGACGGCAAGATCGCCTCAACCAAACCGTTCAAACTCGACGCCAACGCCAGCCTGTCGCAGGCGCACGTCGGCCCCGGCGCCACGCCCGCCCAGCTGAAACTGCGCGCCGGCGGCGACCTGAACCTGACCACCCTGGATGCCACCGGCAACGCCGGCCGCGCGGGTGGCGACGCGCGCCTGACCTTGTCGCCGTTTGCCAAGATCCCGCTGCGCACCATGGACCTCAAGGCCCACAACATCGATCCGGGCTTCTTCAATCCCTCGTTGCCGACGGCGGATCTAAGCCTGACGGTGGCCGCGAAACTGGACGACGCGCGCGCCGTTTCCGGCAGCGTCAACCTGGTCAACGAGGGACCGAAAGGCACCATCGACCAGCAGCGCCTGCCGCTGCGCGCCTTCCGCGGCCAGCTGGGCGGCAACCTCGATGCGATGCGCCTGGCCGACGTCGTCCTCGACTTCGGCGACGCCGGACGGTTTACCGGCAGCGGCAGCGTGCAGCGTGGAGAAGACAAGGAGGGCCTCGGCACCGCCAACTTCGCCCTGCACACCGACCGCTTCGATTTGAAGGGCATCCACGGCAGCATGAAGGCGACCAAAATCGCCGGCGACATCGCGGTGGCGAATGTCGGCAAGGTGCAATCGCTCGACATGCGCCTGGTCGAGAGCGGCCTGCGCCTGACTGCCAAGGCCAGGCTGGAAAACAACCAGGTCGACGTATCCGAGGCGCGCCTGGTGGCGGGCAGCGGCAGCGTCGACCTGCGCGGCAACATGAAACTGGGCGAAGACAAGGCCTTCAAGCTCAGCGCGAACGCCAGCCGCTTCAATCCGGCGGCGCTGGGCGACTATCCGCAAGCCGACATCAATGCGCTGGTGAACGCCAACGGTGTGCTGGCCCCGAGCTGGCGCGTGAATACCGATTTCGCCGTGCGTCCGAGCCGTCTGTTCGACCAGCCGCTGTCCGGTAAAGGCAAGCTGACGGCCGACGCGAAGCACGTCAGCGGGGTGGACGCCAACCTCGCTCTCGGCCAGAACACGGTCAACCTGAACGGCGCATTCGGCGCCCCGGGCGAACGCCTGGCCTGGCGCCTCGAAGGCCGCCAGCTCGCCGGCCTGCGCCCCGACCTGTACGGCGCGGTCGATGCGAATGGCGTCGTCACCGGCACCATGGCCAACCCGCGCACGACCTTCGTCGCCGACGCGAACGGACTGGGTTGGATTGCAGCCCAGCGCAAAGCCAACAACAGCAACCTGCACGTCAGCGGCGAAGCCTGGCTCGCCGGCGGCGAAGGGGCGCGTTTCGTCGAGGCCAAAGGCAGCGGCAACATGGCGCGCTTCAATCCGGCCGCCTTCGGCAGCCCGCTGCCCGGTTCGATCAATGGCGCCTTCGACGCCAGCGGCCGCTCCGGCGCCGACTGGCGCGGCGCCCTGAATTTAAAACTCGAGGAATCGACGCTGGCGAAATCGCCGTTGTGGGGCTATGCGCGCCTGGCGGCCGATAAACGCCACGTCTCGGGAGCCGATGTCGACCTGCACGTGGGCGCCAACGTGATCGCGGCCAAGGGCAGCTTCGGCGCCGGCAGCGACCGCCTCGACTGGCGCATCGATGCGCCGCAACTGGGCGCGCTCGGTCCCGATTACGCCGGCCTGCTGCGCGGCGCCGGCACCGTCAGCGGCACCATGGACACGCCCTCGCTCACCGCCAACCTGGAAGGCCAGAACCTGCGCCTGCTCGGCAAGCACAGTGTCAAAACGCTGCGCGCCAGCGCGAATCTCGGCTCCGGGCGCGGCGGCGCCGATCCTCTGGTCAGCGATATCCAGATCACCGAATTGGCCAGCGGCGAGACCCGCATCGAGGCAGCGAGCCTGCAGACCAGCGGCACGCGCGCGGCACACAGCCTGCGCGCCGCCGCCCGTGGCGACGACTTCGACGCCTCCACCGAGGTGCGCGGCGGCTGGAGCGGCAATGCCTGGGCCGGCACCCTGGCAGCCCTGCAGAACAAGGGCCGTTATGCGATGACCCTGGCGCAGCCGGTACCGCTGCGCATCGGCGTCGCGCCCGGCGCCGGCATCGCCGGCCTGGCAAAACCGGAGTCGCTCGCGTTCAACGGCGCGCTGATCCGGCTGCCGGCGGGTACCGTCAACATCGCTACGCTCACCAAGACGGGACCGCGCTGGAACAGCCGCGGCACGGCAAGCGGCGTGCCCTTGAATTACCTCGGCCAGTTCTCCGAAGCGCTGCGCGAAAACGTGCAGGGCAACCTGACCCTGGGCGCGGACTGGGCGCTCGACCTGCGTACCGCGACCGCCACCGGCGGCGCGCCTGCGCTGGCCGGCGGCGTGCACGTCTTCCGCGAAGGCGGCGACGCCCTGGTCGGCGCCGGCACGCCGGTCGCGATGGGCCTGCGCAGCTTCGATGTGCGCGCCGACGTGCAGGGCAGCGCGCTGCGCACCCAGCTCGTACTCGACGGCACCCGCACCGGCAGCGCGCGCGTCGACGGCACCGTCCAGATGATCGGCGGGAAGGTCAACCGCGACAGTCCGCTGCGCATGACGGCGAATGCCGACATGGCCTCGATCGCCTGGCTGGCGCCCTTCGCCGGCCAGCGCGACCTCGAACTCGACGGCAGCCTGAAACTGGCCGTGACCGGCGCCGGCACCATCGGCACCCCAAGCCTGAACGGCACCGTCAACGGCGACGCGATCGCCGTGCGCTGGCCCGAACAGGGCGTGCGCCTGCAGGGCGGCCAGCTGCGCGCCCAGCTCGCGGGCGACCGGCTGGTGCTGCAGCGCCTCTACCTGCAGGGCCTGCAGGGCAGCGCCACCGCCGACGGTTCGATCCGCTTCGGCGCCGGCGACCCGGCGATGCAGCTGAACCTGGTGGCAGATAAACTGGAAGCCCTGTCGCGTCCGGACCGCACCGTGATCGTCTCGGGCAAGGCGGCCCTGGTGCGCGACGCCAGCCGCTACTCGCTGGAGGGCAACTTCAAGGCCGACCGCGCCCTGATCGAGTTCGCGCCACAGGGCCGGCCGACGATCTCGGACGACGTCATCGTGCTCGGCCGCGGCAAGCCGATCCCGCCGCAGAAAAAGCAGGCCGACATGCCGCTGACCGTCGACCTGCGCGCCGACCTGGGCGACAACTTCCACCTGCGCGGTCTCGGCATCGACGCCATGCTCGAGGGCAGTGCCCGGGTCCGCATGGTCGGCAGCGCCGCCCCGCGTGTCAACGGCAGCATCCGCGTCGCCAGCGGCAACTACGCTGCCTATGGCCAGAAGCTGGCGATCGAGCGCGGCGTGATCACCTTCAGCGGCCCCTACGACAATCCGACGCTCGACGTGCTGGCGGTGCGCAAGCGTCCGGAGGGTGACCAGCTGAGCGAGACGAATGTCGAAGCCGGCGTGCAGGTGCGCGGCACGGCGCGCTCGCCGCAAGCCAGGCTGGTGTCGACGCCGAACGTGCCGGACAGCGAAAAGCTGTCCTGGCTGGTGCTGGGCCATGGCATGGAGGGCACCAGCGGCAACGAGAAGGATGTGCTGAGCGCCGCGGCCGGCGCCCTGCTGGGCGGCAAAGGCGGCACCGGCGGCATCCAGTCGAAGCTGGCGAACTCGCTCGGCGTCGATGAACTGGGCATCGGCCAGGGACGCAACGGCAACGCCGAAGGCTTGGCCAATACCGTGGTCACGGTGGGCAAGCGCATCTCCTCGCGCGCCTACCTCAGCTTCGAACAGGGCGCAGGGACGGCCTCGAGCCTGGTGCGCCTGCGCTACAAGCTGACGCCGAAATTCACCTTGCAGTTCCAGGCAGGGACGAACTCGGCGCTCGATGTGCTGTACGCCTGGGCCTTCGATTAA
- a CDS encoding FAD-binding monooxygenase yields the protein MQFHLDGFRPGDPQRHPASPLARPHTDAVPAQVDVLIVGCGPAGLTLAAQLAAFPEIHTAIVEQKEGPLEKGQADGIACRTMEMFEAFDFAGRVLQESCWINEVTFWKPDARNPQAIVRHGRVQDTEDGLSEFPHVVLNQARVHDLYLETMRNSPSRLEPHYARKLAGVSVDETRGDYPVTVTLERTDPQHAGQRETVRARYVVGCDGARSATRAAIGRELAGEAAHQAWGVMDVLAVTDFPDVRYKVAIQSEAGSILIIPREGGYLTRLYVEMDKLSENERVAQRQITVDQLIDAAQRIFHPYRLDVKEVAWWSVYEIGQRICDKYDDVATGEEGSRLPRVFIAGDACHTHSPKAGQGMNCSMQDAFNLGWKLAAVLRGQCPPALLHSYNAERQSVGKQLIDFDSEWARMISDKPADGTGAGLDPKAFQTYFERHLRYTAGVGTQYGASLLCGDLRHQALATGFAVGTRFHSAEVLRISDARVVQLGHAGKADGRWRLYAFAGRDGALDDKGGVRALCRFLDDSPDSPVRRYTPAGQDPDAVFDLRAVFQESHADLEVTAMPALLWPQKGPYRLHDYEKVFSARLKQGPDIFDLRGVDREQGALVVVRPDQYVALVLPLDAHGALADFFAGFMLPQA from the coding sequence ATGCAATTCCATCTCGACGGATTTCGGCCCGGTGACCCACAGCGTCACCCCGCTTCACCCCTTGCCCGGCCGCACACGGATGCCGTACCGGCACAGGTCGACGTACTCATCGTCGGTTGCGGCCCGGCCGGCCTGACGCTGGCGGCGCAACTGGCTGCATTTCCGGAAATTCACACGGCGATCGTCGAGCAGAAAGAAGGGCCTCTTGAAAAAGGGCAGGCCGACGGCATCGCTTGCCGCACGATGGAAATGTTCGAGGCCTTCGATTTTGCAGGTCGCGTGCTGCAGGAGTCGTGCTGGATCAATGAGGTGACCTTCTGGAAGCCGGACGCACGGAACCCGCAGGCCATCGTGCGCCATGGCCGCGTCCAGGACACGGAAGACGGCTTGTCCGAGTTCCCCCACGTGGTGCTCAACCAGGCGCGGGTCCACGATCTCTACCTCGAGACGATGCGCAACTCGCCCAGCCGGCTGGAACCCCATTACGCGCGCAAGCTGGCGGGCGTCAGCGTGGACGAGACGCGCGGGGACTATCCGGTGACGGTGACGCTGGAACGGACCGACCCGCAACATGCGGGGCAGCGCGAGACGGTGCGGGCGCGCTATGTCGTGGGCTGCGACGGCGCCCGCAGCGCCACCCGTGCAGCCATCGGCCGCGAACTGGCCGGCGAGGCCGCGCACCAGGCCTGGGGCGTGATGGATGTGCTGGCGGTGACGGATTTCCCCGACGTGCGCTACAAGGTGGCGATCCAGTCCGAAGCAGGCAGTATCCTCATCATTCCGCGCGAGGGCGGTTACCTTACGCGGCTGTACGTCGAGATGGACAAGCTGAGCGAAAACGAACGGGTGGCGCAGCGCCAGATCACGGTCGACCAGCTGATCGATGCGGCGCAGCGCATCTTCCATCCTTATCGGCTCGATGTGAAGGAAGTGGCCTGGTGGTCGGTGTACGAGATCGGCCAGCGCATCTGCGACAAGTACGACGACGTGGCAACAGGAGAGGAGGGCAGCCGGCTGCCGCGCGTCTTCATCGCCGGCGACGCTTGCCACACCCATAGTCCAAAGGCGGGCCAGGGCATGAATTGCTCGATGCAGGATGCCTTCAACCTGGGCTGGAAGCTGGCTGCCGTCCTGCGCGGGCAATGCCCGCCGGCGCTGCTACATAGCTACAATGCCGAGCGCCAGTCGGTGGGCAAGCAGCTGATCGACTTCGACAGCGAATGGGCCAGGATGATCAGCGACAAACCGGCCGACGGCACGGGCGCAGGCCTGGACCCGAAGGCGTTCCAGACCTATTTCGAGCGGCACCTGCGCTACACGGCGGGCGTCGGCACGCAATACGGCGCCTCGCTCCTCTGCGGTGACCTCAGGCACCAGGCGCTGGCCACCGGCTTCGCGGTGGGAACGCGTTTTCACTCGGCCGAGGTGCTGCGCATCAGCGACGCCAGGGTGGTGCAGCTGGGGCATGCAGGCAAGGCAGACGGACGCTGGCGTCTCTACGCCTTCGCCGGCAGGGACGGCGCCCTGGACGACAAGGGCGGCGTGCGCGCCCTGTGCCGCTTTCTCGACGACTCACCCGATTCGCCGGTGCGCAGGTACACGCCTGCAGGCCAGGATCCGGACGCCGTGTTCGACCTGCGCGCCGTGTTCCAGGAAAGCCACGCCGACCTGGAAGTCACTGCGATGCCCGCCTTGCTATGGCCGCAGAAAGGCCCATATCGCCTGCACGATTACGAAAAGGTATTCAGCGCCCGGCTCAAGCAGGGCCCGGACATCTTCGACCTGCGCGGCGTGGACCGCGAGCAGGGCGCCCTGGTGGTGGTGCGCCCCGACCAGTATGTCGCCCTGGTCCTGCCCCTGGATGCGCACGGGGCCCTGGCCGATTTCTTTGCGGGCTTCATGTTGCCCCAGGCCTGA